From Chryseobacterium salivictor, a single genomic window includes:
- a CDS encoding DUF3820 family protein: MRPEILQEICKTEMPFGKHKGVLLVDLPINYLEWFQRQGMPPGKLGMQLSTIYEIKMNGLMDLLTPLRGKVPQAPTKKKVFKF; the protein is encoded by the coding sequence CTGCGCCCCGAAATATTACAAGAAATCTGTAAAACTGAAATGCCTTTTGGAAAACATAAGGGAGTTCTGTTGGTGGATTTACCCATCAATTATTTAGAATGGTTTCAACGCCAGGGAATGCCACCCGGAAAGTTAGGAATGCAACTTTCTACCATTTACGAAATAAAAATGAATGGCTTGATGGATCTTCTCACGCCGTTGCGGGGTAAGGTTCCACAAGCGCCGACCAAGAAAAAGGTTTTTAAATTTTAG
- a CDS encoding AI-2E family transporter, producing the protein MPNRKHQISEVKIKQFFLLVLIVVLAGLICFHLSLFLPSLLGAITLYVITRKYNLYLQETLKWKPWVASMVIILGTLVVLILPIYFIGGLLIEKLGNASVYMEKFNIFIDKIHDFIYAKTHVDILSNENLTKLKDNVAKFSTAALSGTFNTLTVVASMYFILYFMLEKPLLFEKLLKSSAPLKRANVNLLGEKIQKMVMANAIGIPVVSIGQGLIALIGYLIFGAPSAILLFALTCVASMLPIVGAAIVYIPVCIFMIAEGNVGPGLGLAVYCLVIVGLTDNLLRFTLLKKLENIHPLNTVFGIIMGINLFGFMGLIFGPILISITILLIQVYRDEFSENDREIIMPEPKEIEKKIDLSI; encoded by the coding sequence ATGCCGAATAGAAAACATCAAATCAGTGAAGTAAAAATCAAGCAGTTTTTTTTGCTTGTGTTGATTGTTGTCCTTGCTGGATTAATCTGTTTTCATCTATCCTTATTCTTGCCGTCGCTTCTAGGTGCGATTACGCTTTATGTTATTACGAGAAAGTATAATCTGTATTTACAGGAAACGTTGAAGTGGAAACCCTGGGTCGCTTCAATGGTTATTATATTGGGAACGCTGGTGGTTTTGATTCTGCCTATCTATTTTATCGGAGGTTTGCTTATCGAGAAATTGGGGAATGCTTCGGTTTACATGGAAAAATTCAATATTTTCATCGATAAGATTCATGATTTTATTTATGCTAAAACCCATGTTGATATCCTGAGCAATGAAAATTTAACCAAACTTAAAGATAACGTCGCTAAATTTTCTACTGCGGCGCTAAGTGGTACATTCAATACTTTAACAGTTGTCGCTTCGATGTATTTTATCCTATATTTTATGTTGGAAAAGCCACTTCTTTTTGAAAAATTACTGAAAAGTTCAGCTCCTTTAAAGAGAGCAAACGTGAATTTATTGGGTGAGAAAATTCAAAAAATGGTTATGGCTAACGCAATTGGGATCCCGGTGGTCTCGATTGGACAAGGATTGATCGCCTTAATTGGTTATCTTATTTTTGGTGCTCCCAGTGCGATTTTATTATTTGCATTGACTTGTGTGGCCTCCATGCTTCCGATTGTTGGAGCTGCAATCGTCTATATTCCGGTTTGTATTTTCATGATTGCCGAAGGAAATGTAGGTCCGGGTTTAGGACTGGCGGTGTACTGTCTGGTCATTGTGGGATTAACGGATAATTTGCTGAGATTTACCTTGTTAAAGAAACTTGAAAATATTCATCCGCTTAACACCGTATTTGGAATTATTATGGGAATCAATCTTTTTGGTTTTATGGGTTTAATTTTCGGACCGATCTTAATTTCCATCACCATTTTATTAATTCAGGTTTACCGCGATGAATTTTCAGAAAACGACCGAGAGATTATCATGCCTGAACCGAAAGAAATTGAAAAGAAAATAGATCTAAGTATTTAA
- a CDS encoding beta-carotene 15,15'-monooxygenase: MDTLEEFDQPTGPEKSAGAIISHAFEMYKGVFLYAIAAVLISFAVSLLVQPISGFNSADMMEEIKSSEGSFPNLWSIPRFGLYSGLSGLVSLLSAPLYVGLIYITNKYNLQESIRFSDLFIGFRQNFLNIILYSLITSILMVISAMLCFLPVFLILPFFLLGYPILLFENASFSEALGKSFSIAKENYGTFLGSSFLGLLISAAGIFLCGIGIVFTMLFYLVVMYSAYCAFCGRPRPITVKI, translated from the coding sequence ATGGATACTCTTGAAGAATTTGATCAGCCGACCGGACCCGAAAAATCGGCGGGCGCAATTATTTCCCATGCCTTCGAAATGTATAAAGGCGTATTTCTTTATGCAATAGCAGCGGTTCTTATTTCGTTTGCTGTTTCTCTCTTAGTGCAGCCAATTTCAGGCTTTAACTCTGCAGACATGATGGAAGAAATAAAATCTTCTGAAGGTAGTTTTCCAAATTTATGGTCGATACCAAGATTTGGGCTTTATTCCGGCCTTTCAGGTTTGGTAAGTTTGCTTTCTGCACCGCTGTATGTAGGGCTTATTTACATTACCAACAAATACAATTTGCAGGAATCGATAAGGTTCTCTGATCTGTTTATCGGATTCAGACAAAATTTTTTAAATATTATTTTGTATTCTTTGATAACCAGCATTTTGATGGTCATTTCAGCGATGTTGTGTTTTTTGCCGGTATTTCTTATTCTTCCTTTCTTTCTGTTAGGTTATCCAATTTTATTATTTGAAAACGCCAGTTTTTCGGAGGCATTGGGCAAGTCATTTTCTATTGCAAAAGAAAATTACGGAACATTTTTGGGATCGAGTTTTCTTGGGCTCTTAATCAGTGCTGCGGGCATTTTTCTATGTGGAATCGGAATTGTTTTCACGATGTTGTTTTATCTGGTAGTCATGTATTCCGCTTATTGTGCTTTCTGTGGTAGGCCACGACCAATCACGGTGAAAATTTAA
- a CDS encoding aminodeoxychorismate synthase component I has translation MLKNSHPNFDKMDELSQKKVPFFFMVDFLVENVLVFTENELIKNSLYIDFQNNTDIPDQQENQTNIQLKSFPESEEIYKKGFDKVQQNLKLGNSYLTNYTCKTEIEINLTLTEIFHRSKAKYKVLYHDQFVCFSPETFVEIIDNEIFTHPMKGTIDASTKNAAEVLKNDIKEKAEHYTVVDLLRNDLSMVADEVKVNEFQRIDFIQTNNKDLYAMSSEISGKLKAEFQNKTGSIMKKLLPAGSILGAPKPKTLNVILEAENHRRGFYTGVCGWFDGKNLDSCVMIRFIEKENGKLYFKSGGGITHLSNFADEYQEMKNKIYVPIH, from the coding sequence ATGCTAAAAAACAGTCATCCCAACTTTGATAAAATGGATGAACTTTCCCAAAAGAAAGTTCCCTTCTTTTTTATGGTTGATTTTTTAGTAGAGAACGTTCTGGTTTTTACGGAAAACGAATTAATAAAAAACAGCTTATATATTGATTTTCAAAACAATACAGATATCCCTGATCAACAAGAGAACCAAACCAATATTCAATTAAAATCATTTCCAGAAAGTGAAGAGATTTATAAAAAAGGATTTGATAAAGTTCAGCAAAATCTGAAACTGGGAAATTCATACCTCACCAATTACACGTGCAAAACCGAAATTGAAATCAACCTCACCTTAACGGAAATTTTTCATCGGTCAAAAGCAAAATACAAAGTTCTTTATCACGATCAGTTCGTCTGTTTTTCTCCTGAAACTTTTGTTGAAATTATTGATAATGAAATCTTTACACATCCGATGAAGGGAACAATTGATGCCTCCACCAAAAATGCAGCTGAAGTTTTGAAAAACGACATTAAAGAAAAAGCCGAACATTATACAGTGGTCGATTTACTCCGGAATGACCTGAGCATGGTTGCTGATGAAGTGAAAGTGAATGAATTTCAACGAATCGATTTCATCCAAACCAATAATAAAGATTTGTACGCGATGAGTTCAGAAATTTCAGGCAAACTGAAAGCCGAATTTCAAAACAAAACAGGAAGCATCATGAAAAAATTACTTCCTGCCGGTTCCATTCTCGGTGCACCAAAACCAAAAACATTAAATGTCATTCTGGAAGCAGAAAATCACAGAAGAGGATTCTACACTGGCGTTTGCGGTTGGTTCGACGGTAAAAATCTGGATTCCTGCGTGATGATCCGGTTCATCGAAAAAGAAAACGGAAAACTTTATTTCAAAAGTGGTGGTGGAATCACTCATTTGAGTAATTTTGCCGATGAATATCAAGAAATGAAAAATAAAATTTATGTCCCAATTCATTGA
- a CDS encoding aminotransferase class IV → MSQFIESIKVEDKQIFLLDQHQKRVNETFSNFGKEVTINLEEIYKSLEHDEDGLYKFKIVYDLTGKYKTQMIPYAMSEISDFKLVENNSYDYSFKFEDRKELEKMKILSKAAEIIIVKNNHITDSSYSNLLFKKGKDWFTPKTYLLNGVQRQHLLQSKKIKEAEITLQNMSEYSHFQIINAMNTLDDNCSYPIEKIKNLPKQSEHIGL, encoded by the coding sequence ATGTCCCAATTCATTGAAAGCATTAAAGTAGAAGACAAGCAGATTTTCTTACTGGATCAACATCAGAAACGCGTCAATGAAACGTTTTCTAATTTTGGCAAAGAAGTCACCATCAATTTAGAAGAGATTTATAAAAGCCTGGAACATGATGAAGATGGTCTTTATAAATTTAAAATCGTCTACGATCTGACGGGGAAATACAAAACACAGATGATCCCGTATGCGATGTCCGAAATTTCTGATTTTAAGTTAGTTGAAAACAATTCCTATGATTATTCCTTCAAATTTGAGGATCGGAAAGAACTCGAAAAGATGAAAATTTTATCGAAAGCCGCGGAAATCATCATCGTAAAAAACAATCACATTACCGATTCTTCCTATTCTAATCTTTTATTTAAAAAAGGGAAAGACTGGTTTACGCCAAAAACCTATTTATTAAACGGAGTTCAGAGACAACATTTACTCCAATCGAAGAAAATTAAAGAAGCGGAAATTACGCTGCAAAACATGAGCGAATATTCTCATTTTCAAATCATTAACGCAATGAATACTCTGGACGATAATTGCAGCTATCCGATAGAAAAAATAAAGAATTTACCTAAACAGTCTGAACACATCGGACTGTAA
- the menD gene encoding 2-succinyl-5-enolpyruvyl-6-hydroxy-3-cyclohexene-1-carboxylic-acid synthase: MKQFSSKRSIQILAYLLKEYGISDIVISPGSRNAPLAIHFSEMDELNCYSIVDERSAAFVGMGMAKSAKKPVAITCTSGSAAANYYPAITEAFYSNTPLLILTADRPVDFVDIFDGQTIRQKDLYQQHSYGDFQLLEDSEENAGDYNFALIKKAIEVCFEKQGPVHINIPLEEPLYNMVSELPNFPPVEKTIRETAYDLPSNIIAEWNTSKRIMILVGTRDYSEELEMQLSQLVKNHTVVVLKEANSNLKHDKFFAHIDRYIFNFNEADFTTYAPDLLITVGQNVVSKKVKQFLRKANPKCHWHIDEVWHPDTFFALTEKIKATPEKFFAQLLKFVSLEPSPYFNLWDVLRDKRDLKHTQYCEQTSFSDFKLFELLSAKLPEKINLHISNSSAIRYAQLFDFQKNNVYCNRGTSGIDGSTSTAMGFAMKSQEQTVLVTGDMSFFYDINGLWNNYIPPYTRIIIFNNGGGDIFKIIPGPSSTNALDEFILTKHHKNTEYLAKHFGFAYTKVDDEDTLSRVLDHFFKQDEKPKILEVDTSDIENAEVLKGYFEFLKS; encoded by the coding sequence ATGAAACAATTCTCGTCCAAACGAAGCATTCAGATTTTAGCATATTTATTAAAAGAATACGGAATTTCCGATATCGTTATTTCGCCCGGATCCCGGAATGCGCCGTTGGCCATTCACTTTTCCGAAATGGATGAATTGAACTGCTACAGTATTGTAGATGAAAGAAGTGCGGCTTTCGTTGGAATGGGAATGGCGAAAAGTGCGAAAAAACCTGTAGCAATAACCTGTACAAGCGGTTCTGCCGCCGCCAATTATTATCCGGCGATTACGGAAGCTTTTTATTCAAATACACCGCTTTTAATTTTGACGGCAGACCGACCTGTTGATTTTGTCGATATATTCGATGGACAAACCATTCGCCAGAAAGATCTATATCAGCAACATTCCTACGGAGATTTTCAGTTGTTGGAAGATTCAGAAGAAAATGCCGGGGATTATAATTTCGCATTAATTAAAAAAGCCATCGAGGTCTGTTTTGAAAAACAGGGGCCGGTTCATATCAATATTCCGCTGGAAGAACCTTTGTACAATATGGTTTCGGAACTGCCGAATTTTCCGCCGGTAGAAAAAACCATCCGAGAAACGGCTTATGATTTGCCTTCAAATATAATTGCAGAATGGAATACTTCTAAAAGAATTATGATTCTGGTCGGCACAAGAGATTATAGTGAAGAGCTGGAAATGCAGTTGTCGCAATTGGTTAAAAATCATACTGTTGTTGTTTTGAAGGAAGCCAATTCCAATTTGAAACACGATAAGTTTTTCGCACATATTGACCGCTATATTTTTAATTTTAATGAGGCGGATTTCACGACTTACGCACCGGATTTATTAATTACGGTTGGCCAAAATGTAGTTTCAAAAAAAGTAAAACAGTTCCTGCGAAAAGCGAATCCGAAATGTCACTGGCATATTGATGAGGTTTGGCACCCTGATACTTTCTTTGCCCTGACTGAAAAAATAAAAGCAACTCCTGAAAAATTCTTTGCTCAATTATTAAAGTTTGTTTCACTGGAACCTAGTCCATACTTCAACCTGTGGGATGTTCTGCGTGATAAAAGAGATTTGAAACACACGCAATATTGTGAGCAGACAAGTTTTTCAGATTTTAAACTGTTCGAACTGCTTTCTGCAAAATTACCGGAAAAAATCAATCTGCATATCAGTAATTCTTCTGCGATCCGGTATGCGCAACTTTTTGATTTTCAGAAAAATAATGTGTACTGCAACCGCGGAACCAGCGGAATCGACGGTTCCACGTCGACCGCGATGGGCTTTGCAATGAAATCGCAAGAGCAAACTGTTCTGGTAACGGGAGATATGAGTTTTTTCTATGATATCAATGGTTTGTGGAACAATTATATTCCGCCTTATACCCGGATTATTATCTTTAATAATGGCGGCGGAGATATTTTTAAAATTATTCCCGGACCGAGCTCGACCAATGCTTTGGACGAATTTATTTTGACAAAACATCATAAAAATACAGAATATTTAGCAAAACATTTTGGATTTGCTTATACCAAAGTTGATGATGAGGACACGCTTTCGCGGGTTTTAGATCACTTCTTTAAACAGGATGAGAAGCCGAAAATTCTGGAAGTTGACACTTCGGATATAGAAAATGCTGAGGTGTTAAAAGGCTATTTCGAATTTTTGAAATCGTAA
- a CDS encoding isopenicillin N synthase family dioxygenase, translating to MKQIPSVDLRDFLSGEPERKQKFVNEIGKAYEEIGFVALKGHFLDDRLVDELYGEVKQFFDLPVETKQKYEIPGIGGQRGYVGFGKETAKGFKKGDLKEFWHFGQYLENGSKYAAEYPDNVEVTENPKFNVVGKEAYQMLEKTGVYVLRALALYLGLDEFYFDKFVAEGNSILRPIHYPPITQEPDNAVRAAAHGDINLITLLMGAQGKGLQVMNHDGEWIDAIAQPDELMINVGDMLSRHTNNKLKSTIHQVVNPPREMWGTSRYSIPFFMHPVSEMPLNALENCVDENNPKLYEDTTAGEFLHERLIELGLIKK from the coding sequence ATGAAACAGATCCCAAGTGTGGATTTGCGTGATTTCCTTTCGGGTGAACCGGAACGCAAACAAAAATTTGTAAATGAAATCGGAAAAGCATACGAAGAAATTGGCTTCGTTGCGCTAAAAGGTCACTTCTTAGACGACCGGTTGGTTGATGAACTTTATGGCGAAGTAAAACAATTCTTTGATCTTCCAGTAGAAACAAAACAGAAATACGAAATCCCCGGAATCGGCGGACAGCGTGGTTATGTAGGTTTCGGAAAAGAAACCGCAAAGGGTTTCAAAAAAGGAGATTTAAAAGAATTCTGGCATTTCGGACAGTATCTGGAAAACGGCTCAAAATACGCAGCAGAATATCCGGATAATGTGGAAGTTACAGAAAATCCCAAATTCAATGTTGTTGGAAAAGAAGCCTACCAAATGTTGGAAAAAACCGGCGTTTATGTTTTGCGTGCTTTGGCTTTGTATCTTGGTTTAGATGAGTTTTATTTCGACAAATTTGTCGCTGAAGGAAACTCTATTCTGAGACCAATCCATTATCCGCCGATTACGCAGGAGCCGGACAATGCAGTTCGTGCAGCTGCGCACGGCGACATCAATTTGATTACGCTTTTGATGGGCGCGCAGGGAAAAGGACTTCAGGTGATGAATCACGATGGAGAATGGATCGATGCAATTGCACAACCAGACGAACTGATGATCAATGTTGGCGATATGTTGTCGAGACATACCAATAACAAACTGAAATCTACGATTCATCAGGTGGTAAATCCACCGAGAGAAATGTGGGGAACTTCCCGTTATTCCATTCCGTTTTTCATGCATCCGGTGAGCGAAATGCCGCTGAATGCATTAGAAAACTGTGTGGATGAGAACAACCCGAAATTGTATGAAGACACTACGGCAGGAGAATTTCTGCACGAGAGATTGATTGAACTTGGTTTGATCAAAAAATAA
- the glmM gene encoding phosphoglucosamine mutase, protein MSLIKSISGIRGTIGGKVDENLTPLDVVKFTSAFGTWLQNNKNKKNLTLVVGRDARISGSMVNSLVCATLQGLGIHVVDLGLSTTPTVEVMVPELNADGGIILTASHNPKQWNALKLLNEKGEFITGENGTEVLALAESQDFEYAQVDDLGKYETRDDAFDIHIQKILDLPMVDAEAIKAKKFKVVVDAVNSTGGIAIPQLLEHFGCEVVKLYCEPNGHFPHNPEPLKEHLGDICELMKTEKADVGIVVDPDVDRLALVDENGELFGEEYTLVAVADYLLKNKKGAAVSNLSSSRALRDVARTLDSEYFASAVGEVNVVTLMKEKNAVIGGEGNGGIIYPELHYGRDSLVGVALFLTHLAKENKTVSDLRATYPSYFMGKKKIELTPDINVDELLTKVEKEYQNEEISTIDGVKIDFENNWVHLRKSNTEPIIRIYTEAFTQEEADQLADQMIGKIKSLI, encoded by the coding sequence ATGTCTTTAATAAAATCAATCTCAGGAATCCGCGGAACCATCGGTGGGAAAGTTGATGAAAATCTAACCCCGCTTGATGTGGTAAAATTCACGTCCGCTTTTGGGACTTGGCTTCAAAATAATAAAAACAAAAAAAATTTAACCTTAGTCGTTGGTCGCGACGCCCGAATTTCCGGTTCCATGGTGAATTCGTTAGTTTGTGCAACTTTGCAGGGCTTGGGCATTCACGTGGTAGATTTAGGACTTTCTACAACGCCAACTGTTGAGGTAATGGTTCCGGAACTCAACGCAGATGGCGGAATTATCCTCACCGCTTCGCACAATCCAAAACAATGGAACGCGCTGAAATTATTAAATGAGAAAGGCGAATTCATTACCGGTGAAAATGGCACCGAAGTTTTAGCATTAGCAGAAAGTCAGGATTTTGAGTATGCCCAGGTTGATGATTTAGGAAAATACGAAACCAGAGACGACGCTTTCGATATTCATATTCAAAAGATTTTGGATCTGCCGATGGTTGATGCCGAAGCCATTAAAGCTAAAAAATTCAAAGTCGTTGTAGACGCTGTAAATTCTACCGGCGGAATTGCCATTCCTCAGTTGTTAGAACATTTCGGGTGCGAAGTCGTGAAATTATACTGCGAACCGAACGGCCATTTTCCACACAATCCTGAACCGTTAAAAGAACATTTAGGAGACATTTGCGAACTGATGAAAACCGAGAAAGCAGATGTTGGAATCGTAGTTGATCCAGACGTTGACCGCTTGGCTTTGGTGGATGAAAACGGTGAGCTTTTCGGTGAAGAATACACTTTGGTCGCTGTTGCAGATTATCTTTTGAAAAATAAAAAAGGCGCAGCGGTCTCTAACCTTTCTTCGAGCCGTGCTTTAAGAGACGTCGCGCGTACGTTGGATTCCGAATATTTCGCAAGCGCTGTGGGAGAAGTCAACGTAGTTACTTTAATGAAAGAAAAGAATGCGGTTATCGGTGGCGAAGGAAATGGAGGAATTATTTACCCTGAACTTCATTACGGTCGTGATTCTTTGGTGGGTGTGGCTCTATTTTTGACGCATTTGGCAAAAGAAAACAAAACGGTTTCAGACCTCCGGGCGACTTATCCAAGTTATTTTATGGGTAAAAAGAAAATCGAGTTAACTCCCGATATTAATGTTGATGAGCTTTTAACTAAAGTGGAAAAAGAGTATCAAAATGAGGAAATTTCAACCATTGACGGCGTGAAAATCGATTTTGAAAACAATTGGGTACATTTGAGAAAGTCAAATACAGAACCGATTATCAGGATTTATACCGAAGCATTTACACAAGAAGAAGCCGATCAGTTGGCAGATCAAATGATCGGAAAGATAAAAAGTCTGATTTAA
- a CDS encoding tetratricopeptide repeat protein, whose product MEEFFENELVEKFEAMVENNDEFYFETEEYEEIIIYYLEMGDISFADMATKYGLKIHPNSLDLKVKQFEVLLELEKYPEAKELMTELKESCMDNTDFLVCCAKYYSNLGNPRRSIEYCEKGLELEEEENFLHNFIADEFVNLEDPFKALKHYKLALNFDPQDEYSLENVMSCYNQLKRSDEAIEFLNGYLDKFAFSETAWYEYGQFYFNRKNYEEAIKGFDYLLAINPQSVGVYANKAACFEAMGEWLKAISVYEEMLALEYTKSFTFYKIGLCYKENKQPVLALNYFQKSLRDDPQFYLSMMEQSYVYEEMGAMKEALHFAKEAVSLNESNLDYQKRLAFLYIEGGKFEESLVCLKRLVDFEPGRFYNWYAYSEVLMLIGEFEEAVNVLVEATKSHHRAELFYQLSNCYFQLNSQKKGREALATALNLDPHLLEDMQQKYPFLKEEVDKVKTKKK is encoded by the coding sequence TTGGAAGAATTTTTTGAAAATGAACTTGTTGAAAAGTTCGAAGCAATGGTTGAGAATAACGATGAATTCTACTTCGAAACCGAAGAGTACGAAGAAATCATTATTTATTACCTCGAAATGGGGGATATCTCCTTCGCCGATATGGCAACGAAATATGGGTTGAAAATTCACCCGAACTCCCTTGATTTAAAAGTGAAACAGTTCGAAGTTCTTTTGGAACTGGAAAAATATCCTGAAGCCAAAGAACTGATGACGGAACTGAAGGAATCCTGTATGGATAATACAGACTTTCTGGTGTGCTGCGCCAAATACTATTCTAACCTTGGAAATCCAAGACGCTCCATTGAGTATTGCGAGAAAGGGCTGGAACTGGAAGAGGAAGAAAACTTCCTGCATAATTTCATCGCCGATGAATTTGTCAATTTGGAGGATCCGTTTAAAGCTTTGAAGCATTATAAACTGGCTCTGAATTTCGATCCCCAGGATGAGTATTCCTTAGAAAACGTGATGTCCTGCTATAACCAATTGAAGAGAAGCGATGAAGCCATCGAGTTTCTGAACGGTTATCTGGATAAATTTGCGTTCTCAGAAACCGCCTGGTACGAATACGGACAGTTTTACTTTAACAGGAAAAACTACGAAGAAGCGATTAAAGGTTTCGATTATCTTTTGGCAATCAATCCGCAGTCCGTGGGAGTTTACGCCAACAAAGCGGCCTGTTTCGAAGCGATGGGCGAATGGCTGAAAGCCATCTCTGTGTACGAGGAAATGCTGGCGTTGGAATATACCAAATCATTTACTTTCTATAAAATTGGATTGTGCTACAAAGAAAACAAACAGCCGGTTTTAGCCTTAAACTATTTTCAGAAATCATTGCGGGACGATCCCCAGTTTTATCTGTCGATGATGGAGCAATCGTACGTTTATGAAGAAATGGGCGCAATGAAGGAAGCCCTACATTTTGCAAAAGAAGCGGTTTCTTTGAACGAATCGAATTTGGATTATCAGAAAAGACTTGCTTTTCTGTACATCGAAGGTGGGAAGTTTGAAGAAAGTTTAGTCTGCCTGAAAAGGCTGGTTGATTTCGAACCGGGGCGTTTCTACAATTGGTATGCTTATTCAGAGGTATTAATGTTGATTGGCGAATTTGAAGAAGCTGTAAATGTGCTGGTAGAAGCGACAAAATCCCATCACAGAGCCGAACTGTTTTATCAGTTAAGCAACTGTTACTTCCAGCTGAACAGCCAGAAGAAAGGCAGGGAAGCATTGGCAACGGCTTTAAATCTCGATCCTCACTTGCTCGAAGATATGCAGCAAAAATATCCTTTTCTTAAGGAAGAAGTGGATAAAGTAAAAACCAAAAAGAAATAA
- a CDS encoding DUF6080 domain-containing protein, which produces MRKIITLNLKQKLTGFLKTVFPETKFELFLFLLFLTAYGFLGTTIALNYRIVFDDRIPWDAYFSFDNRAIVMTGGGFERHPLANYFFNWIREFAYLFSHGKKDETFRLVLAWCSNFAVSLSLIQIYKYLKNIIALPQKISLLILFFFSFFTTPILLSFTPETYTYTLLFLVLFNYYAALKLRKEEKISAAALALAGVAIGGLTVTNIVKVYIPLLFEKMVFRNWRKFGNLVLRVAISVSVFVLLFLYRLDFKFLNFLNKSGEQYEKFSNPKVTPVWDMMVSWFFGGNILFSSFATRDYHNKKGFQYKALFMDVYSSAVPYLFVAAVLTLVLWSFAKNFKNKFVQILMISFLVDIVIHCILKFGLHTSYIYGGHFIFVIPLLLGWLFYGYKDSPKTLSFLYGTVSVLFFYLIINNIFRMAEFFEFLEMYYR; this is translated from the coding sequence TTGCGCAAAATTATTACCTTGAATCTGAAACAAAAATTAACCGGTTTTCTGAAAACTGTTTTCCCGGAAACAAAATTCGAATTGTTTTTATTTCTACTGTTCCTTACAGCGTATGGGTTCTTGGGAACCACAATTGCGTTGAATTACCGGATTGTTTTTGATGACCGAATTCCGTGGGATGCTTATTTTAGTTTTGACAACCGGGCAATTGTCATGACGGGTGGGGGATTTGAGAGACATCCTCTGGCAAACTATTTTTTCAACTGGATCCGGGAGTTTGCGTACTTGTTTTCTCATGGAAAGAAAGATGAAACCTTCCGGCTGGTTTTGGCTTGGTGCAGCAACTTTGCGGTGAGTTTAAGTTTAATTCAGATTTACAAATATTTAAAGAATATTATTGCGTTACCCCAAAAGATTTCTTTATTGATTCTTTTCTTTTTCTCTTTTTTCACCACGCCGATTTTGCTTTCCTTCACCCCGGAAACCTACACTTACACTTTGTTATTTCTGGTTTTGTTTAATTATTATGCCGCTTTAAAATTGAGAAAGGAAGAAAAAATTTCCGCTGCGGCTTTGGCTTTGGCAGGCGTTGCAATCGGTGGATTAACGGTAACGAATATTGTTAAAGTTTATATTCCGCTTCTTTTTGAAAAGATGGTTTTCCGCAACTGGCGGAAATTTGGAAATCTTGTTTTACGCGTTGCAATCTCCGTTTCTGTATTTGTCTTATTGTTTTTGTACCGTCTGGATTTTAAGTTTTTAAACTTTTTAAATAAATCCGGTGAACAATACGAAAAGTTTTCTAACCCAAAAGTTACGCCGGTTTGGGACATGATGGTGTCCTGGTTTTTTGGCGGTAATATACTGTTCAGCAGCTTTGCGACACGGGATTATCACAATAAAAAAGGATTCCAGTACAAAGCGCTTTTTATGGATGTGTATTCCTCTGCGGTTCCGTATCTGTTTGTGGCAGCGGTTTTAACACTTGTATTGTGGAGTTTTGCCAAAAACTTTAAAAATAAATTCGTTCAAATTCTGATGATTTCTTTTTTGGTGGATATTGTCATTCACTGCATTTTAAAATTCGGATTGCACACTTCTTATATTTACGGCGGTCATTTTATATTTGTAATTCCGTTGCTTCTGGGCTGGCTGTTTTATGGTTATAAAGATTCGCCGAAAACGCTGTCGTTTTTGTACGGTACTGTTTCTGTTCTGTTCTTTTACCTGATCATTAATAATATTTTCAGAATGGCTGAGTTTTTTGAGTTTCTGGAAATGTATTATCGATAA